A part of Eubacterium sp. AB3007 genomic DNA contains:
- a CDS encoding MATE family efflux transporter, giving the protein MLKTDKKTSSIDMTRGPLMWPLVRFILPVIGGSLFQQLYNTVDFVFVGNFMDKTAAAAVGASATLTYITVGMFLGISAGCNVVAAQAIGEKDHRRAEEVLHTSVSFGVIAGVIVMLLGILLAPPILAVLHTPESAIPQAVRYLRIYLLSLPMAVFYNMVSGCMRAEGDSRSPFLVLASCGLLNVALDALFVVGLRWGVEGTAAATVLAQGASAVLVGLMACGKTRAMRLQLQKLRIHREVLHRILFIGLPTGVQTTVITISNIIFQYFINGYGETAVAAFATYYKVENLVYLAILAFGQAAISFAGQNVGAGNIRRLRKGILFIAVLGAVVSEIGAMSILVFSQTVFRWFMKDPEVIAVAVELAALSFPFYFIYPFQEVYSAAVRAMGYAFHSLAAIVVNQCILRIVLLALFTGIFHTVRSLATVYPITWATAAATYVALFYLLLRQPYCEKSSRD; this is encoded by the coding sequence ATGTTGAAAACTGATAAGAAAACAAGTTCCATCGATATGACCAGGGGCCCTTTGATGTGGCCCCTGGTCAGGTTCATTCTTCCGGTGATTGGAGGCAGCCTGTTCCAGCAGCTGTACAACACGGTGGATTTTGTTTTTGTGGGTAATTTCATGGACAAAACCGCAGCAGCAGCGGTCGGAGCCAGCGCTACGCTGACATATATCACAGTAGGGATGTTTCTGGGGATCTCTGCAGGCTGCAATGTGGTGGCCGCACAGGCCATCGGGGAGAAGGATCATCGACGTGCGGAGGAGGTCCTGCATACATCGGTGTCGTTTGGTGTGATCGCGGGAGTGATCGTTATGCTACTGGGGATCCTTCTGGCACCGCCGATCCTGGCTGTTCTGCACACACCAGAATCCGCCATACCTCAGGCCGTCCGATATCTTCGGATCTATCTGCTGAGTCTGCCCATGGCGGTGTTCTACAACATGGTGTCCGGCTGCATGCGCGCGGAAGGGGATTCTCGCTCACCTTTCCTGGTACTGGCCAGCTGCGGTCTCCTAAATGTGGCGCTGGATGCGCTGTTCGTGGTGGGATTGAGATGGGGTGTAGAAGGGACCGCTGCGGCAACGGTGCTTGCCCAGGGGGCTTCTGCTGTATTGGTGGGGCTCATGGCCTGTGGAAAGACCCGAGCGATGCGTCTCCAACTCCAGAAACTGCGTATCCACAGAGAGGTATTGCACCGTATTCTCTTCATCGGTCTGCCCACAGGGGTGCAGACCACCGTCATCACGATCTCAAATATCATCTTTCAATACTTTATCAACGGTTACGGAGAGACAGCGGTGGCAGCTTTTGCTACCTATTATAAGGTAGAGAACTTGGTCTATCTGGCGATCCTGGCGTTCGGACAGGCAGCGATCAGTTTTGCGGGCCAGAACGTCGGTGCCGGTAATATCCGCAGACTGCGGAAAGGGATCCTCTTCATCGCAGTCCTGGGGGCTGTCGTATCGGAGATCGGTGCAATGTCCATACTGGTGTTTTCCCAGACAGTATTTCGATGGTTCATGAAAGATCCGGAGGTGATCGCAGTCGCGGTGGAACTGGCGGCCTTGTCCTTCCCGTTCTATTTCATCTATCCTTTCCAGGAAGTGTACAGTGCTGCGGTACGCGCAATGGGGTACGCATTTCATTCTCTCGCGGCGATCGTGGTCAACCAGTGCATCCTGAGGATCGTGCTGCTTGCTTTGTTCACCGGGATCTTCCATACAGTCCGCTCCCTGGCGACCGTCTACCCCATCACCTGGGCCACGGCAGCGGCGACCTATGTGGCATTGTTCTATCTGCTGCTGCGGCAGCCTTATTGTGAAAAGAGTTCCCGGGATTAG
- a CDS encoding ABC-ATPase domain-containing protein → MNTSRDLQEILRRIDRRGYPAYKDTRGSYQFHTPGGEAYILRIEHVQGDPFAAPSSLSVTLRGDIAGFPPDYFDARHKANALCDFLLRAFSREISAASKRLGSGKSGTFGATRPGQEILPRTGCCIDWRGTGDLIVRFDAGFPAHGRTIDARQLERMLFTDLPEVIERTLLYRTCRKQALERQIQLIEDRQYIEQQLAEQGLIGFVADGAVLPRESGVSQRPMQGAVPFRAPKSMSVTMDLPHFGPLRGMGIHRGITLIVGGGYHGKSTLLKALETGIYPHIPGDGREYIVTDPAAVKIRAEDGRRIDGTDISLFISDLPNGKDTHSFRTDDASGSTSQAANTVEAMEAGCSALLIDEDTSATNFMVRDDLMQEVIHPEHEPITPFLERIRDLYEQCGISTIIVAGSSGAFFRDADRIIQMDHYRPIDITERAKAAAAAHPVGDAGDPPPFREPSYDRIPQRGGDLRYKGRIKIRTNGTDGVEISKELIDLRYLEQLVTSQQLTCLGKMTAQLLESRFDGHRTLQDIVEEYWSQIEADGFAALRESGSGGSTGTGGQNRRRLLSDAQPGLPGNLTMPRKQELYACINRYRKLKIR, encoded by the coding sequence ATGAACACTTCCAGAGACTTACAAGAAATCCTGCGGCGCATCGACCGCCGCGGTTACCCCGCCTACAAGGACACGCGGGGGAGTTATCAATTTCACACTCCGGGCGGCGAGGCCTACATCCTCCGCATAGAGCATGTGCAGGGCGACCCTTTCGCTGCCCCTTCTTCGTTGAGCGTTACTCTGCGCGGAGACATCGCCGGCTTTCCTCCAGACTACTTCGATGCCAGGCACAAAGCAAACGCCCTCTGCGATTTTCTCCTACGGGCGTTTTCCCGGGAGATCTCCGCTGCCTCCAAGCGGCTGGGCAGCGGCAAGAGCGGCACCTTCGGTGCGACCAGACCGGGCCAGGAGATCCTGCCTCGCACAGGTTGCTGCATCGACTGGCGCGGTACCGGCGACCTGATCGTCCGGTTTGACGCGGGCTTTCCTGCCCATGGCCGGACCATCGACGCTCGTCAACTGGAGCGGATGCTGTTCACCGACCTTCCAGAGGTGATCGAACGCACTCTGCTCTATCGCACCTGCCGCAAACAAGCACTGGAAAGGCAGATCCAGCTCATTGAGGACAGGCAGTATATTGAACAGCAGCTGGCGGAGCAGGGGTTGATCGGTTTTGTGGCAGATGGCGCCGTGCTCCCGCGGGAATCCGGCGTCTCTCAGCGCCCCATGCAGGGCGCCGTCCCCTTCCGCGCACCGAAGAGCATGTCCGTTACCATGGACCTGCCCCACTTCGGGCCCTTACGCGGCATGGGGATCCACCGGGGCATCACCCTTATTGTAGGCGGTGGCTACCACGGCAAGTCCACCTTGCTGAAGGCACTGGAAACAGGCATCTACCCCCACATACCGGGAGATGGCAGAGAGTATATCGTGACGGATCCGGCGGCAGTGAAGATCCGCGCCGAGGACGGCAGACGCATCGATGGGACAGACATCTCCCTATTCATCAGTGACCTGCCCAATGGCAAGGACACCCACAGTTTTCGCACGGATGACGCCAGCGGGAGCACCTCCCAGGCAGCCAACACGGTGGAAGCCATGGAAGCCGGGTGCTCCGCCCTTCTCATCGACGAGGACACCAGCGCCACCAACTTCATGGTGCGGGATGACCTGATGCAGGAGGTGATCCATCCGGAGCACGAGCCTATCACGCCTTTCCTGGAGCGCATTCGGGATCTGTATGAGCAATGCGGCATCTCCACCATCATCGTGGCCGGAAGCTCCGGCGCCTTCTTCCGGGATGCGGACCGGATCATCCAGATGGACCACTACCGGCCGATAGACATCACCGAACGGGCCAAGGCAGCAGCAGCCGCTCATCCTGTGGGCGATGCAGGAGATCCCCCTCCTTTCCGGGAGCCTTCCTACGACCGAATCCCGCAGCGCGGCGGTGATCTTCGCTACAAGGGACGCATCAAGATCCGCACCAACGGAACAGACGGGGTGGAGATCAGCAAGGAACTCATTGACCTGCGTTACCTGGAGCAACTGGTCACTTCCCAGCAGCTCACCTGCCTGGGCAAGATGACCGCGCAACTTCTGGAGAGCCGGTTCGACGGACACAGAACACTGCAGGATATCGTGGAAGAGTACTGGAGCCAGATAGAAGCAGACGGATTCGCTGCGCTTCGCGAGAGCGGGAGTGGCGGGAGCACCGGGACTGGCGGGCAGAACCGAAGACGCCTCCTCTCTGATGCGCAGCCGGGCCTTCCGGGCAACCTGACCATGCCCCGCAAGCAGGAGCTGTACGCCTGCATCAACCGTTACAGGAAACTGAAGATCAGATAG
- a CDS encoding SprT-like domain-containing protein — protein MKDLQEIYHRCVKELASIGIHPGKISAVTINTRAKKRWGQAKRQGGSWEISISDRLLADDLPDWPLRDTMFHELLHCVEGCRGHTGKWARLAAKCNAELGTHIRTRTNFDGLIEEEPSRYVIRCTRCGQTFGRDRVSKLVRHPEDYRCRCGGTLKRIR, from the coding sequence ATGAAAGATCTGCAGGAAATATATCATCGGTGTGTAAAAGAGCTGGCATCTATCGGTATTCACCCGGGGAAGATCAGCGCTGTGACCATCAACACACGGGCAAAGAAGCGTTGGGGACAAGCGAAGCGACAGGGGGGCAGCTGGGAGATCAGCATCTCGGACAGGCTGCTGGCGGATGATCTACCGGACTGGCCGCTGCGGGATACCATGTTCCACGAGCTTCTGCATTGCGTGGAAGGGTGCCGGGGTCACACAGGGAAATGGGCCAGGCTGGCAGCAAAGTGCAATGCTGAGCTGGGGACGCATATCCGGACCAGAACCAATTTCGACGGACTGATCGAGGAGGAGCCTTCCCGGTACGTGATCCGGTGCACGCGGTGCGGGCAGACCTTTGGGAGGGATCGCGTGTCGAAGCTGGTGCGGCATCCGGAGGATTACCGCTGCCGGTGCGGCGGCACGCTGAAGAGAATTCGATAG
- a CDS encoding patatin family protein produces the protein MNGIIDVGGGMRGIYGAAVADYCLDNNIHFDCCIGISAGSANMVTYIAGQRGRTLKFYSDYAFRKEYMSFGNMLRKGYFVNLEYIYGTLSNSDGEYPLDYPAIAASDQKFIVVATDAETGLPIYYTKDDIAQDDYGAIMGSSCVPAIDRPYPFRGRKLYDGGIADPIPIEKAFQEGCDKVVLILTRPRDYRRGSKKDERFAKTFAPFYPRAAKALTMRARLYNYELDLCEKYAAEGRVLIVAPDDIGGMDTLTKDKATMLKMYDKGYKDAEKIKEFLG, from the coding sequence ATGAATGGAATCATAGACGTGGGCGGCGGCATGCGCGGCATCTACGGGGCCGCTGTGGCCGATTACTGCCTGGATAACAACATACACTTCGACTGCTGCATCGGCATTTCAGCAGGCAGCGCCAACATGGTCACCTACATTGCCGGGCAGCGGGGACGTACCCTGAAATTCTACTCGGATTACGCCTTCCGCAAGGAATACATGAGCTTTGGAAACATGCTGCGGAAGGGATACTTTGTCAATCTGGAATATATCTACGGAACTCTCAGCAACTCGGATGGAGAGTATCCGCTGGACTACCCGGCCATCGCGGCCAGCGACCAGAAGTTCATCGTCGTCGCCACTGACGCGGAGACCGGCCTTCCCATCTACTACACCAAGGACGACATCGCCCAGGATGATTACGGTGCCATCATGGGCTCCAGCTGCGTGCCAGCTATCGACCGGCCATATCCCTTCCGGGGACGCAAGCTCTACGACGGCGGCATCGCAGACCCCATCCCAATCGAGAAGGCTTTCCAAGAAGGCTGCGACAAGGTGGTCCTGATCCTCACCAGGCCCCGTGACTACCGACGGGGCAGCAAGAAAGACGAACGGTTCGCCAAGACGTTTGCCCCCTTCTATCCCCGGGCGGCCAAGGCACTGACCATGCGGGCACGGCTCTACAACTACGAGCTGGATCTCTGCGAAAAGTACGCAGCAGAGGGCCGCGTACTGATCGTCGCCCCTGACGACATCGGCGGCATGGACACCCTCACCAAGGACAAAGCCACCATGCTGAAAATGTATGACAAAGGCTACAAAGACGCAGAAAAGATCAAAGAGTTCCTGGGCTAA
- a CDS encoding YhgE/Pip domain-containing protein yields MRTVFGILRDDLRSIATRPFVLVVAFGIALLPSLYAWVNIYANSDPYVNTSGIKIAVASRDKGYEQDGEYVNKASNVMDSLRDNHKIGWQFPGDAEKAIEGVKAGEYYGAIVFEEDFTSSMYHLEETLAAEEAPITFYSNAKKNGVASKITASAANNVLEQINTEYLRTVFGMLFQDTGDLAGKLEDSKAVDKMLNQLSDTRDALGDFSLAISQFTDASGTLGRSLEDAKTDLRSARSQGKSDVAKAKKRYEETKAALHTIDQEIDKENIRLKAAIDDLKKALDSIEGATAPERQKLAAEAAEKNGKILTILQDLRKLIPENAKTIGAQRAGDSLDQMIASSEKIQKELTQSPVQEENLTNAAEEIAVLTALYKDHLKPGLAQMVSDIQTAVKNLQPLLTSASGMLDDIYPVIDAAGDTVSSLDGSLIQLQAVLTALESKLNDVIREVKAADQDERKQKLIDLLGGDPDRYGEFFADLVGAETEEIYAVETYGTAMTPFYTVIALWVGGVMLISVLKTEVRRRKFPDATEKQCFFGRLLVFLLIGQVQAAIIIAGDILLLHCHPAHPWLMWLAAAVISLTFVTGIYALASSLGDIGKAIVFVVLFIQIAGSGGTYPIEVLPEIFSKFFRFLPFPYAVNAVRETVMGMYENDLWIYLVEVLLFFGVALLFGMYMKRPFAGVREFLEEKQKETGVM; encoded by the coding sequence TTGAGAACAGTATTTGGTATTTTAAGAGACGATCTGCGGTCCATCGCCACACGCCCGTTCGTGCTGGTGGTGGCTTTTGGTATTGCGCTGTTGCCGTCCCTCTATGCCTGGGTGAACATCTATGCCAACAGCGATCCCTACGTCAACACCAGCGGCATCAAGATCGCGGTGGCGTCCAGAGACAAAGGCTATGAGCAGGACGGCGAATATGTCAACAAGGCCAGTAACGTAATGGACAGCCTCCGAGATAACCATAAGATCGGTTGGCAGTTCCCCGGCGATGCGGAGAAGGCCATAGAAGGAGTCAAAGCAGGGGAGTATTATGGTGCGATCGTGTTTGAGGAGGACTTCACGTCCAGTATGTATCACCTGGAGGAGACTCTGGCCGCAGAAGAAGCGCCCATCACCTTCTACAGCAATGCCAAGAAAAACGGTGTAGCCTCCAAGATCACAGCCTCGGCAGCAAACAATGTGCTGGAGCAGATCAACACGGAATACCTGCGGACCGTATTTGGCATGCTCTTTCAGGATACAGGAGATCTGGCGGGGAAACTGGAGGACAGCAAGGCTGTGGACAAGATGCTGAACCAACTGTCGGACACCAGGGACGCTCTGGGAGACTTCTCTTTGGCAATCAGCCAGTTTACGGACGCCAGTGGGACGCTCGGACGATCCTTGGAGGATGCGAAGACAGATCTGCGAAGCGCCCGCAGCCAGGGGAAGTCCGATGTGGCCAAGGCAAAGAAACGTTACGAAGAGACCAAGGCTGCGCTCCATACGATCGATCAGGAGATCGACAAAGAAAACATCAGACTGAAGGCGGCCATCGATGATCTGAAAAAGGCGCTGGATTCCATAGAGGGCGCCACAGCACCAGAGCGACAGAAACTAGCGGCAGAGGCGGCGGAGAAAAACGGCAAGATCCTGACGATACTGCAGGATCTACGGAAACTCATCCCGGAAAACGCGAAGACCATCGGAGCTCAACGGGCCGGGGATTCTCTGGACCAGATGATCGCGTCCTCAGAGAAGATCCAGAAAGAACTCACACAAAGCCCTGTTCAGGAAGAGAACCTCACGAACGCAGCGGAGGAAATTGCGGTGCTGACGGCTTTGTACAAGGATCACCTGAAGCCGGGGCTCGCGCAGATGGTGTCGGATATCCAGACTGCGGTGAAGAACCTGCAGCCCCTTCTCACTTCCGCAAGCGGTATGCTGGACGATATCTATCCTGTGATCGATGCAGCAGGGGATACCGTGAGCAGTCTGGATGGCTCACTTATTCAGCTGCAGGCAGTACTCACCGCGCTGGAAAGTAAACTTAATGATGTAATTAGAGAAGTGAAGGCAGCGGACCAGGATGAACGGAAACAGAAACTTATTGACCTTCTGGGGGGAGACCCAGACCGTTACGGCGAGTTTTTTGCTGATCTGGTAGGGGCAGAGACAGAGGAAATCTATGCGGTCGAAACCTACGGCACGGCCATGACGCCCTTCTACACGGTCATTGCCCTGTGGGTCGGGGGTGTCATGCTCATCTCTGTACTGAAGACAGAGGTCAGGCGGCGTAAGTTCCCGGATGCCACAGAGAAACAGTGTTTCTTTGGCAGGTTACTGGTGTTTCTTCTGATCGGACAGGTCCAGGCGGCAATCATCATAGCGGGGGATATCCTTCTGCTCCATTGCCATCCCGCTCATCCATGGCTGATGTGGCTGGCAGCAGCGGTGATCAGCTTGACCTTTGTGACAGGGATCTATGCCCTGGCATCATCCCTGGGGGACATCGGCAAGGCCATCGTCTTTGTCGTATTGTTTATTCAGATTGCCGGCTCCGGAGGCACGTATCCCATCGAGGTGCTGCCGGAGATATTCAGCAAATTTTTCCGGTTCCTGCCCTTCCCTTATGC
- the guaA gene encoding glutamine-hydrolyzing GMP synthase has protein sequence MAGNIRPETMERITTPELAKAFIDEQIAEVRAQVGDKKVLLALSGGVDSSVVAALLIKAIGKQLVCVHVNHGLLRKGEPEQVVKVFRDELGAELVYVDAVDRFLDKLAGVEDPETKRKIIGAEFIEVFAEEASKLDGIEFLGQGTIYPDILESDGVKAHHNVGGLPEDLQFELVEPVKLLYKDEVRVVGKELGLPDNMVYRQPFPGPGLGVRCVGAITRDRLEAVREADAIVREEIGKMDPVPWQYFVAIPDVKSTGIKDGKRYMGWAAVIRAINTVDAVTAQSVEIPWSMLTRIRDRIIAEVDGVNRVLWDVSDKPISTIEWE, from the coding sequence ATGGCAGGTAACATTCGTCCGGAAACGATGGAACGTATCACGACGCCGGAACTGGCGAAGGCATTTATTGACGAACAGATCGCGGAGGTTCGCGCACAGGTAGGAGACAAGAAGGTATTGCTGGCTTTGTCTGGCGGTGTGGATTCGTCTGTAGTGGCGGCTCTGCTGATCAAGGCCATCGGCAAGCAGCTGGTGTGCGTGCACGTGAACCACGGACTGCTGCGGAAGGGCGAGCCAGAGCAGGTCGTCAAGGTCTTCAGGGACGAGCTTGGCGCCGAACTTGTATATGTAGACGCCGTAGACAGATTCCTGGATAAGCTGGCGGGAGTTGAGGATCCTGAGACCAAGCGGAAGATCATCGGCGCGGAGTTCATCGAGGTGTTCGCTGAAGAGGCAAGCAAGCTGGATGGTATCGAGTTCCTGGGGCAGGGCACCATCTATCCGGACATTCTGGAGAGCGACGGTGTCAAGGCTCACCACAACGTAGGCGGCCTCCCGGAGGACCTGCAGTTTGAGTTGGTGGAGCCGGTGAAGCTTCTGTACAAGGACGAGGTCAGAGTGGTCGGCAAGGAACTGGGACTGCCGGATAACATGGTCTATCGTCAGCCTTTCCCGGGCCCAGGTCTGGGTGTCCGCTGTGTAGGCGCCATCACCCGCGATCGTCTGGAGGCGGTTCGTGAGGCAGATGCCATCGTCCGTGAGGAGATCGGCAAGATGGATCCGGTACCCTGGCAGTATTTTGTGGCGATTCCGGATGTGAAGTCCACCGGTATCAAGGACGGCAAGCGTTACATGGGATGGGCGGCCGTGATCCGTGCCATCAATACAGTGGACGCTGTCACCGCGCAGTCGGTGGAGATCCCCTGGAGCATGCTCACACGTATCCGTGACCGTATCATCGCTGAGGTGGACGGCGTGAACAGAGTGCTGTGGGATGTGAGTGACAAGCCGATCAGCACGATTGAGTGGGAGTGA
- the glpK gene encoding glycerol kinase GlpK, with translation MSKYIMALDQGTTSSRCIIYDKQGQTISVGQMEFTQYFPQEGWVEHDAEEIWTSQMTVANEALLKGGLTYRDIDSIGITNQRETTIVWDKHTGVPVYHAIVWQCRRTADYCEELGKDAALVERIRQKTGLILDPYFSGTKLRWILENVQGAREKAEAGDLLFGTVETWLIWKMTGGKVHVTDLSNASRTMLFNIHDLCWDQEILDLLGIPSCMLPTPVSCSEVYGETMPELFGGALPIAGAAGDQQAALFGQTCFSAGEAKSTYGTGNFLLMNTGETPVLSENGLLTTIAWGLNGKVNYALEGSVFVCGAAIQWLRDELHILENSPESEAMALSVEDTAGLYIVPAFVGLGAPYWDPYARGAIFGITRGANKNHLVRATLDSLAYQCYDLLTAMNRDAAASSAGLAGLTALKVDGGACANNYLMQFQSDVLGCEVLRPACIETTSLGAAYLAGLATGFFRDLEDVKTNWQVDRVFAPAMSEEKRSALLAGWKEAVSRTMGWAK, from the coding sequence ATGAGCAAGTATATCATGGCACTGGACCAGGGTACCACCAGCTCTAGGTGCATCATTTACGACAAGCAGGGGCAGACGATCAGCGTGGGACAGATGGAGTTCACCCAGTACTTTCCTCAGGAGGGATGGGTGGAGCATGATGCAGAGGAGATCTGGACCAGCCAGATGACGGTGGCCAACGAGGCCCTCCTGAAAGGTGGCCTGACCTATCGTGACATCGATTCCATCGGAATCACCAACCAGAGAGAGACCACCATCGTGTGGGATAAGCACACGGGGGTGCCGGTCTATCACGCCATCGTGTGGCAGTGCCGCCGGACGGCGGACTACTGCGAGGAGCTGGGAAAGGACGCGGCGCTGGTGGAGCGGATCCGCCAAAAGACCGGTCTGATCCTGGATCCCTATTTCAGCGGCACAAAGCTGCGCTGGATCCTGGAGAATGTGCAGGGAGCACGAGAGAAGGCGGAGGCGGGGGATCTGCTGTTCGGCACAGTGGAGACCTGGCTGATCTGGAAGATGACCGGCGGCAAAGTCCATGTGACGGACCTTTCCAACGCCAGCCGGACCATGCTGTTCAACATTCATGATCTATGTTGGGATCAGGAGATTCTGGATCTGCTAGGCATTCCTTCCTGTATGCTGCCCACGCCGGTCTCCTGCAGTGAAGTCTATGGAGAGACCATGCCGGAACTATTCGGCGGCGCCCTTCCCATTGCAGGCGCGGCCGGTGACCAGCAGGCGGCGCTGTTTGGCCAGACCTGTTTCTCGGCAGGAGAAGCCAAGAGCACCTACGGTACAGGGAACTTTCTGTTGATGAATACCGGGGAAACACCGGTACTCTCCGAGAATGGTCTCCTGACAACCATCGCCTGGGGTCTGAACGGGAAGGTGAATTACGCTCTTGAGGGCTCCGTGTTCGTGTGCGGTGCCGCCATCCAATGGCTGCGGGACGAGCTGCACATTCTGGAGAACTCGCCGGAATCGGAGGCGATGGCGCTGTCCGTGGAGGATACAGCGGGGCTTTACATCGTTCCGGCTTTTGTAGGACTGGGGGCACCATACTGGGATCCCTATGCACGGGGTGCGATCTTTGGCATCACCCGGGGCGCCAACAAGAACCATCTGGTTCGCGCTACACTGGACTCCCTGGCGTATCAGTGTTACGATCTGCTGACCGCCATGAACCGGGATGCAGCAGCCTCCTCTGCGGGGCTGGCGGGTCTCACCGCCCTGAAGGTGGACGGTGGTGCCTGTGCCAACAACTACCTGATGCAGTTCCAGTCAGATGTGCTGGGCTGCGAGGTGCTGCGACCGGCATGTATCGAGACCACCTCGTTGGGAGCGGCTTATCTGGCGGGGCTGGCCACCGGATTTTTCCGGGATCTGGAGGATGTGAAAACCAACTGGCAGGTAGATCGTGTGTTTGCACCGGCCATGTCAGAGGAGAAGAGATCCGCGCTGCTGGCAGGCTGGAAGGAAGCAGTCAGTAGAACCATGGGGTGGGCGAAATAG